One Bosea sp. 685 DNA segment encodes these proteins:
- a CDS encoding IS110 family transposase, with protein MTQNSPVGIDVSKGWLDLAIASKVVRIDNTAPAILAQIKRLLQAGFTTVGMEPTGGYERLAVSLFREAGFTVLMVDSWRCRQFAKARGNRAKTDPLDARLIADFLVAHEARPFPKPSLSQQELTLWSREIARAQAYLLRLQNRLDHIEVEALRRVIETEMDAIRSTVKQAQAAIEVLIAADEEFSAKAELLDSMTGIGPNTIRVLLAEMPELGHIDARKAAALAGVAPYPYDSGKSRGISHIEAGRDALRRSLYLAAFAAKLHNPWAKAIYDGLRKAGKAAKVALIALARRILVVLNAMARNQKPWQFNNKAS; from the coding sequence ATGACACAGAACAGCCCCGTCGGCATCGACGTTTCCAAAGGCTGGCTCGACCTTGCCATCGCCAGCAAGGTCGTGCGGATCGACAATACCGCGCCGGCCATCCTGGCGCAGATCAAGCGTCTGCTGCAGGCCGGCTTCACCACCGTCGGCATGGAACCGACCGGCGGATATGAACGGCTTGCCGTCAGCCTGTTTCGCGAGGCGGGCTTCACCGTGCTGATGGTCGATAGTTGGCGCTGCCGTCAATTCGCCAAGGCACGCGGCAACCGCGCCAAGACCGATCCGCTCGATGCCCGCCTGATCGCCGATTTCCTCGTCGCCCACGAGGCCAGGCCCTTCCCAAAGCCCAGCCTCTCGCAGCAGGAGCTGACGCTCTGGTCGCGTGAGATCGCCCGGGCGCAAGCCTACCTCCTGCGCCTGCAGAACCGCCTCGATCACATCGAGGTCGAGGCCCTGCGCCGCGTGATCGAGACCGAGATGGACGCCATCCGCAGTACCGTGAAGCAAGCCCAGGCCGCCATCGAAGTGTTGATCGCAGCCGATGAGGAGTTCAGCGCCAAGGCCGAGCTCCTCGACAGCATGACCGGTATCGGACCCAACACCATCCGGGTCCTCCTCGCCGAGATGCCTGAACTCGGCCATATCGACGCCAGGAAGGCTGCGGCGCTGGCCGGCGTCGCTCCCTATCCGTACGACAGCGGCAAATCCCGCGGCATCAGCCACATCGAAGCCGGACGCGACGCCCTGCGGCGCAGCCTCTACCTCGCCGCCTTCGCAGCCAAGCTCCACAATCCCTGGGCCAAGGCCATCTATGACGGCCTGCGCAAAGCCGGCAAAGCCGCCAAAGTCGCCCTCATCGCACTCGCCAGACGTATCCTCGTCGTTCTCAACGCCATGGCGCGCAATCAAAAACCCTGGCAATTCAACAACAAAGCAAGCTGA
- a CDS encoding response regulator produces MAQDLGHLKVALLDDDPIFRELAAAMLQAGGDFSVEKSQTSDGLIDAIERTQPDCIMLDYDLGDDNGLNVLQRLIDYFPNLPPVIMVTGDGKERTVIKALRLGVSDYLTKRDLDGPELASTVKKCVRKSRQERASELEHNRLAKFAGVDPTTKLANDVAINARLRQLSALTAQARANYAIVSAEIEFYDEIIGKIGLSKSDKIVSVFSDALKLRVRSEDIVGYYGSGKFIIITNVANSISMLDNICAKISEYLSFTVNFDDLTLSFSGKIGACLCDDKAAIGVLLPADLIAPANAALAAIRGTTDKFRVAERPSGQTTSSGAGASPDRGTATTANVSRTTDRRREPRQRVYKKGSIVIEHLNATIDCVVRDMSTGGARLRVAMPFSLPETFRLIIAGAHGARKVALRWQNGTDFGVEYL; encoded by the coding sequence GTGGCTCAAGATTTAGGTCATCTGAAGGTCGCCCTGCTCGATGACGATCCGATCTTTCGCGAGTTGGCTGCGGCTATGCTGCAGGCAGGCGGCGATTTCAGCGTGGAAAAATCCCAAACATCGGACGGCTTGATCGATGCGATCGAGCGTACACAGCCCGACTGCATCATGTTGGATTATGATCTTGGCGATGACAACGGCCTGAATGTTTTGCAGAGACTTATCGACTATTTCCCGAATCTTCCTCCAGTCATAATGGTGACCGGCGATGGTAAAGAACGCACGGTGATCAAAGCGCTGCGCCTGGGCGTAAGCGACTACCTTACAAAGCGGGATCTCGATGGGCCTGAACTAGCCTCGACAGTCAAAAAATGCGTGAGAAAATCTCGTCAAGAACGGGCTTCTGAGCTTGAGCATAATCGCCTTGCAAAATTTGCTGGCGTAGATCCAACCACCAAGCTTGCTAACGATGTCGCCATAAACGCTCGCTTGCGTCAGCTTTCGGCTCTGACTGCTCAGGCCAGAGCAAATTATGCAATCGTATCTGCTGAAATTGAATTTTACGATGAAATTATTGGAAAAATAGGGTTGAGCAAATCGGATAAGATCGTTTCAGTGTTTTCTGATGCATTGAAGTTAAGGGTTAGATCTGAAGATATTGTTGGATATTACGGTTCTGGAAAATTTATAATAATAACAAATGTAGCAAATAGCATATCGATGCTTGATAATATTTGCGCAAAGATTTCTGAATATCTTAGTTTTACAGTAAATTTTGATGATCTTACATTAAGTTTTTCCGGTAAAATTGGCGCTTGTTTGTGTGACGACAAGGCGGCGATTGGCGTCTTGCTCCCCGCAGATCTGATTGCGCCCGCGAATGCTGCACTTGCTGCCATCAGGGGAACGACCGATAAATTCCGTGTTGCCGAACGGCCGTCGGGTCAAACGACATCGTCCGGCGCTGGCGCTTCACCTGATCGGGGCACAGCTACGACGGCAAATGTGTCGCGCACGACGGATCGGCGGCGTGAGCCAAGACAGCGCGTTTACAAGAAGGGCTCGATCGTCATCGAGCATCTCAATGCGACGATTGATTGCGTCGTTCGGGACATGTCGACTGGCGGCGCGCGACTTAGGGTAGCGATGCCGTTCTCGCTTCCAGAGACATTTCGACTGATTATTGCCGGAGCCCATGGTGCACGTAAAGTTGCACTGAGATGGCAGAATGGAACTGATTTTGGGGTCGAATATCTCTGA
- a CDS encoding nitronate monooxygenase family protein → MTTSSQTRLLELLGIALPIIQAPMAGSSTPAMAIAVSEAGGLGSLPSAQYDESGLRAALDRVRAGTRRPINLNFFSHSNPADDPQRQAAWLKRLSGYYGEAGLDPDMPKPATGRTPFDAVAAGVVEDYRPEVVSFHFGLPPVDLLERVKRTGAKILSSATTVTEARWLAERGVDAIIAMGAEAGGHRGSFLTDEMSEQIGTFALVPQVVDAVSVPVIAAGGISDRRGVLAAFALGAAAVQVGTAYLFTPEAKISPVYRKALGMCERPTALTNLFTGRPARGIVNRAMAELGPLSDLAPPFPTAGTMLGPLRSAAETAGRDDFSPLWAGQSFPLARPMPAAALTRMLAGVEI, encoded by the coding sequence ATGACCACGTCAAGCCAGACGCGACTGCTCGAGCTTCTCGGCATCGCGCTTCCGATCATCCAGGCGCCGATGGCGGGTTCCTCGACGCCGGCGATGGCGATTGCGGTCAGCGAGGCCGGTGGGCTCGGCTCCCTGCCGAGCGCCCAATATGACGAAAGCGGGCTGCGGGCGGCGCTCGACCGGGTGCGGGCCGGCACGCGCCGTCCGATCAATCTCAATTTCTTCAGCCACAGCAACCCGGCCGATGATCCGCAGCGCCAGGCCGCCTGGCTCAAGCGCCTCAGCGGCTATTATGGCGAGGCCGGGCTCGACCCCGACATGCCAAAGCCCGCCACGGGGCGCACGCCCTTCGACGCGGTGGCAGCAGGCGTGGTCGAGGATTACAGGCCGGAGGTCGTCAGCTTCCATTTCGGGCTGCCCCCAGTCGATCTGCTCGAGCGCGTCAAGCGCACAGGAGCGAAGATCTTGTCCTCCGCGACCACGGTCACTGAGGCGCGCTGGCTCGCCGAGCGCGGCGTCGATGCGATCATCGCCATGGGCGCCGAGGCTGGCGGCCATCGCGGCAGCTTCCTGACCGATGAGATGTCGGAGCAGATCGGCACCTTCGCGCTGGTGCCGCAGGTCGTCGATGCCGTCTCCGTCCCGGTGATCGCGGCCGGCGGCATATCCGACCGGCGCGGCGTCCTCGCCGCCTTCGCACTGGGCGCTGCCGCCGTGCAGGTCGGCACGGCCTATCTGTTCACGCCGGAGGCGAAGATCTCGCCGGTCTACCGCAAGGCACTCGGCATGTGCGAACGGCCGACCGCGCTCACCAATCTGTTTACCGGCCGGCCGGCGCGCGGCATCGTCAACCGCGCCATGGCGGAGCTTGGACCGCTCAGCGACCTCGCGCCGCCCTTCCCGACCGCCGGCACAATGCTGGGACCGCTGCGCAGCGCCGCGGAAACTGCGGGCCGCGACGACTTCAGCCCGCTCTGGGCCGGGCAATCCTTCCCGCTCGCCCGGCCGATGCCGGCGGCGGCATTAACCAGAATGCTCGCGGGCGTGGAGATCTGA